One segment of Urocitellus parryii isolate mUroPar1 chromosome 5, mUroPar1.hap1, whole genome shotgun sequence DNA contains the following:
- the LOC144254972 gene encoding olfactory receptor 6C2-like: protein MRNHTVTFILLGLTDDPQLKVVIFIFLFLTYMLSIIGNLAIISLTFLDARLKTAMYFFLQHFSFLEISFTTACIPRYLYSLSTGDKTITYDSCAIQIFFTDLFGATEFFLLATMSFDRYIAICKPLHYVTIMNTRVCRRLILCCWTAALLVILTPLSLGLNLEFCNSTIIDHFACDAEPILKISCTETWLIEQMVIVCAVLTFIMTLICVVLSYVYIIKTILQFPSAQQRKRAFSTCSSHMIVVSITYGSCIFIYVKPATKDSVAINKGLTVLVTSISPMLNPFIYTLRNKQVKQAFKDSVKRIAWFLNK, encoded by the coding sequence ATGAGAAATCACACAGTAACATTTATCCTGCTGGGACTGACGGATGACCCACAACTGAAGGTCGtgattttcatctttctctttctcacctACATGCTGAGTATAATTGGAAACCTGGCAATCATCTCCCTCACCTTCCTGGATGCACGCCTAAAAACTGCCATGTACTTTTTTCTACAACACTTCTCCTTCTTAGAAATCTCATTCACAACTGCTTGTATTCCCAGATACTTGTACAGCTTATCAACAGGGGATAAGACCATCACATATGACAGTTGTGCCATTCAGATATTTTTCACTGATCTCTTTGGTGCAACAGAATTTTTTCTCCTTGCCACCATGTCCTTTGACCGATACATAGCTATCTGCAAACCTCTACACTATGTGACCATCATGAACACCAGGGTCTGCAGAAGACTCATCCTTTGTTGCTGGACAGCTGCTTTGTTGGTCATACTCACACCACTTAGCCTGGGCCTGAATCTGGAATTCTGCAACTCTACTATTATTGACCATTTTGCCTGTGATGCAGAACCCATCCTAAAAATCTCATGCACAGAAACATGGCTCATTGAGCAGATGGTTATAGTTTGTGCTGTGTTAACTTTTATTATGACTCTTATATGTGTAGTTCTATCCTATGTATACATCATTAAGACTATTCTGCAATTCCCTTCTGCCCAACAAAGGAAAAGGGCATTTTCTACCTGTTCTTCCCATATGATTGTGGTCTCCATAACCTATGGGAGCTGTATCTTCATCTATGTTAAGCCTGCAACAAAAGATTCAGTGGCTATTAACAAGGGGTTGACAGTCCTTGTTACGTCCATCAGTCCCATGTTGAACCCCTTCATTTACACACTGAGGAACAAGCAAGTAAAACAGGCCTTCAAGGATTCAGTCAAAAGAATTGCATGGTTCTTAAATAAGTAA